One segment of Pasteurella skyensis DNA contains the following:
- a CDS encoding molybdenum cofactor biosynthesis protein MoaE, producing the protein MFLIKSEEFDIESYKKELRLDECGGYCSFEGWVRNHNNDNQVRGLEYSAYEELAVATGEKIVAQAKELFDIEEAICIHRVGKLAIGDLAVWVGVSAKHRGATFEACQYIINTLKADVPIWKKEFYLDKETHEWVSNIESRP; encoded by the coding sequence ATGTTTTTAATTAAATCCGAAGAATTTGATATTGAAAGCTACAAAAAAGAGCTACGTTTAGATGAATGTGGCGGTTATTGTAGTTTTGAAGGCTGGGTAAGAAATCATAATAACGACAATCAAGTGCGTGGGTTGGAATACAGTGCGTATGAAGAATTAGCCGTTGCCACAGGCGAGAAAATCGTAGCCCAAGCAAAAGAGCTGTTTGATATTGAAGAGGCAATTTGTATTCATCGTGTGGGTAAATTAGCGATTGGCGATTTAGCGGTGTGGGTTGGCGTGAGTGCCAAACATCGTGGGGCAACCTTTGAAGCTTGTCAGTATATTATTAACACCTTGAAAGCCGATGTGCCGATCTGGAAAAAAGAGTTTTATTTAGACAAAGAAACGCACGAGTGGGTTTCAAATATTGAGAGCCGACCTTAG
- a CDS encoding MoaD/ThiS family protein gives MSVSNNTFKILYFAVFQEKANKAEEIRPLSDNLTAEMLFSNICTELGVELSQKQVRVSVNHQFTAWDTVIMPNDIVAFIPPVAGG, from the coding sequence ATGTCTGTATCAAATAATACCTTTAAAATTTTATATTTTGCGGTTTTTCAAGAAAAGGCGAATAAAGCAGAAGAAATACGCCCGTTAAGTGACAACCTAACCGCTGAAATGTTGTTTAGCAATATTTGTACAGAGCTAGGTGTTGAGTTATCTCAAAAACAAGTACGAGTAAGCGTGAATCATCAGTTTACCGCTTGGGATACGGTTATTATGCCAAATGATATTGTAGCATTTATTCCACCAGTGGCAGGGGGCTAA